Below is a window of Methanothermobacter thermautotrophicus DNA.
CTTTGTAGACGCTGACCTTGAGAACATGACAACCGAAAAGATTGAAAGGATGATAAAACCCATAATCAATGGGAGGGCTGACCTCACAAAGACCCGATTCAGAAGAAGGGCAGGGAGGGTTACTGAGTTAACAGCCAAACCCCTCCTTAAGTTCTTCTTCCCTGAGATAAAATTTGAACAGCCCCTGAGCGGACAGTTCGCAGCTAAAAGATCAGCCCTTGAGAAGATGAAATTTGAGGAGGACTACGGGGTTGATGTTGGCATAGTACTGGACGCCGATGTCCTGGGCCTCACTGTGAGGGAGGTGGATATCGGGAGCATACACCATGACATGGCAAGCCTGAAGGATCTCAATGTCGTCGCCAACGAGGTTGTGAGGACAATAGTTGACAGGGCCCTTGAGTATGGCAGGATAACCATGATGGATTCCATGGGAAAATCCATAAGGATGTGCATCCTTGGCCTGTCACTCACAACTCTGGGAATATTCAGCATATTCTTCATAAGAGCCATACCTGCAGTTCTGGGTGTTATAATATCTCTTGCAGGATTTATAATGGCGGTCTACTATTTTTTAAGGCTCATCCGGAGATCCATATATGTTTTCAGGCGTTCAGCAGGGAAGCTTCAGACAGTGAGGTCATTCATCTACATGCACTTCCCAATACTCATATCTGCCCTCATACTCATTGCAATGATATCAACCCTCCTGGGGGCTGTGGAGGTGGATGACGGGAAGATATCCATTGAACCAACATCTGGAAACCTCATAATATGGAAGAAGAGCACTGAAAACAGGACATTCGATGTCAGGGGACCATACAGGGTTGATAGCGCCCTTGAAAATGAGAAT
It encodes the following:
- a CDS encoding glycosyltransferase gives rise to the protein MSWLILMVVFFLCAFRAVKDKKHTVSVVIPAFNEEKTVGTVIEAARKSDMVDEVIVVDDGSTDNTAGVAEDAGATVIRHTSNRGKGAALKTGFKHSRGDIVVFVDADLENMTTEKIERMIKPIINGRADLTKTRFRRRAGRVTELTAKPLLKFFFPEIKFEQPLSGQFAAKRSALEKMKFEEDYGVDVGIVLDADVLGLTVREVDIGSIHHDMASLKDLNVVANEVVRTIVDRALEYGRITMMDSMGKSIRMCILGLSLTTLGIFSIFFIRAIPAVLGVIISLAGFIMAVYYFLRLIRRSIYVFRRSAGKLQTVRSFIYMHFPILISALILIAMISTLLGAVEVDDGKISIEPTSGNLIIWKKSTENRTFDVRGPYRVDSALENENNSIRIPEEAINTLDLNYGDRIFLAGEAYTLNRTREGETNIMRVPSGARNALGLKVGDVIQDGNLRKIFSKVYAVRNISSSNLTVYNGIIIQEDDSAGAEVRIYVDDRMVARTTGAMENGTYTVFLNGVSAGRIIFRGEDTEQRIYWGGHVIKIEVQSGAMDDMRFAKSSEGRFLNLWL